AACGATGATGAGATTGTCAAAGTTCACGTCCATACAGAAGATCCAGGTCTTGTCATGCAAGAAGGTCTCAAATATGGTAGCTTGATCAAGGTAAAAGTGGACAACATGCGTAACCAACACGAAGCGCAAGTTGAAAAAGAAGCAACTCAAGGCAACAAGCCTGCTGAAACAAAAGAGTATGCCCTTATCGCAGTAGTAGCTGGTCAAGGTTTAGCAGATATCTTCCGTGCTCAAGGTGTGGATTATGTTATCGAAGGTGGTCAGACGATGAACCCTTCAACAGAAGACTTTATCAAGGCTGTTGAACAGGTCAATGCTCGCAACATCATCTTCTTGCCAAACAACAAAAATATCTTTATGGCAGCTCAGTCTGCGGCTGAAGTGCTTGAACAACCTGCTGTTGTTGTAGAAGCACGTACAATTCCTCAAGGTTTGACCAGTCTTCTTGCCTTTGATCCAAGCAAATCAATCGAAGAAAACAAAGAACGCATGACTGCAGCCCTTGGTGATGTTATCAGCGGTAGTGTAACAACAGCCGTTCGTGATACAACTATCGATGGATTAGCAATTCATGAAAATGACAATCTGGGTATGGTAGATGGGAAAATCCTCGTGTCAAACCCTGACATGCACCAAACCTTGACTGAAACTTTGAAGCATATGTTGGACGAAGACAGTGAAATCGTGACTTTCTATGTCGGAGAAGACGGAAGCGAAGAACTTGCCAATGAAATTGCCCAAGAAATCGCAGAAGAATTTGAAGATGTTGAAGTAGAGATTCACCAAGGTCAACAACCCGTATATCCATATCTTTTCAGTGTGGAATAAAAATTTAATAGATAAAAAAGAAAGTTGATTTTACAGCTTTCTTTTTTTATGACATTTGTCATATTTCCTAGTGACAGAAGCATCTAGCTCCGCTAACTTCAAAAGACTATAATTGAAGTATGAAATGGAGGAAGAAGAAATGAAAAATAAAATGATTGTCGCAGTGAGTTTAGTAGCAGCAGGAGTTATGACCTATCTCATGTTTTCAGGATTGGACGAGGGTTTCTACCATTTTCCTTGGGAGCTCTTTGCTGGCTTTGGAATGATGTCTTGGCTTGTCAGAGAAGGTTTGAAATTGGTCAGAGATGTGAAAAAGGAGTTTGAGGAATGAAAAAAGCAATCATCTATTTCTTTATCAGCCTATCACTCTTGGTATGGTTAGTGGAAATGTTTACTGGTTGGTTTGACCAAACCGTGCTTCGCCAATTTATTCGTGGTGCTTGGGGTTTTGGGTTTATGATTTTCGTCGTTTTCCCTATGGGAATGAAGTGGTTGAAAGGAGAATCTCATGACTGTGATTAAAGTTGAGAAATTGAGTAAGAAAATAAAAGACAAGGAGATCTTGCGGAACATCTCCTTTGAAATCAACGATGGTGAATGTGTCGCCTTGATCGGACCTAACGGAGCAGGTAAGACGACCTTGATTGATTGCCTCTTGGGCGACAAGTTCGTGAGCTCAGGTCAGATAGCTATTCAAGGCTTTGCACCAACAGATCCTCGATTAAAGCAGCTTATTTCTATCTTACCTCAAGAAAATACGGTGGTTCAAGACTTGAAAGTGAAAGAACTCTTATCCTTCTTTCAATCAATCTATCCAAACAGTCTCTCCAATCAAGAAATTGATGATTTGCTGAGATTCTCGGACAAGCAGAAAAATCAGCTCGCGGGCAAGCTATCTGGTGGGCAAAAACGTTTGTTCTCTTTTGTGTTGGCACTAATAGGTCGTCCGAAAATTCTATTTTTAGACGAACCAACTGCTGCCATGGATACCTCGACACGTCAGCATTTTTGGGAAATTGTCAATCAGTTAAAGAAAAATGGTGCCACCATTGTCTACTCTTCTCACTATATCGAAGAGGTAGAACATACGGCTGACCGCATTTTGGTACTCCACAAGGGAGAATTGATTCGCGATACGACACCTTATGCCATGCGTGGTGAAGAACAAGAAAAACATTTTACGGTACCACTAACTTATCAGGAAGTTATCAGCACTTTGGACCAGATTCAAGAGCTTGAAATCAAGCAAAATGCTCTTTCCTTCACAACCAAAGAAGCCAGCCAGGTATGGAAAGTCTTGCAAGAAAAGGGCTGCACGATCGAAGAAATTGAAGTTCGCAATCGAACTCTCTTAGACAGTATCTTCGAAACGACTCAAGATTAAAGGAGATTGACGATGAAAAATATGACAAGTCTCATGAAAGTAGAAATCATTCTGATGAAACGGCAAGCCATCTACTACTTGCTATCCATCGGACTTCCAAGTGTGTTTTACCTTATCTTTTCTGGTATGATGTCAGGGTCAGATATTCCAGAAATTGCTCTTCAAGCCTATCTTTTTGCCATGACGCTCTTTAGTATCATGTCAAGTGCTTTTTTCAGTATCCCAAGCACACTCGAGTCTGATAAGACAAACAACTGGCAAAAATTGATTCAACATTCTCCCGTATCTATGGTAGAATATTATGTATCAAAACTGTTCAGCACTCTGCTAACTTTCTTGTTATCAGTTATAGTTGTCTTTTCGGTTGGTCATTTTGTCCGTGGAGTGACTCTGCCTTGGCTTGATTGGTTGGTAATCGGAGTTATGTTACTGGTTGGAAGCGTGGTCTTTATCAGTATGGGGGTCTTGGTGAGCTTGCTTCCTAGTGCTCAATTGATGACGGTTGTTGGAAATATTGCCTATATTGCTTTGGCTGTCCTAGGTGGACTGTGGTTCCCCTTGGATTCCTTCCCAGAATGGCTCCAATCTATTGGCAAACTGACCCCAACCTATCAACTGATGCAGGTTGTTTCTACTTATTTGGAGCATCACGAGTTTAACATTCTTGCTGCCTTGGTTGTGCTAGGCTATACAGTTTTCTTTGGTGTACTGGTCATTCAACTGAAAAAACGGATTGAGGTAAAATAAATCTATGTTGGAAAAATTTAAAAACATTCATTATATGTTTCATATTTCAATTGTGTTTATCATCTTTCCTATAGCGGGTGTCATCGTTGGAGATTACCCGCTTTTAACCTTGCTATGGACCCTACTATTTGTACTTGCCTTCTATTCGGTTTTAATCAGTCAGAATCGCACCGTGCAGTGGCTAGCATGGTGGTCCATGCTTGTCTACATTTTTTATACATCTGTTTGGCTAAGTTCAGGTTTCACATGGTTTATCTTTTATTTATCCAATCTCCTTATTTATGAGCTGGATGAGATTTCTTTTCACTCTTGGCGTTTTGTCAGTTTTATTGTCCTGCAACCATTTATTCTGACCGGAATCTATATGGTCAATCATGTTAGTCCCTGGCAGCTACTCTTTTTCTTGGTGACCTTTATCTTTTCCGATGCAATGACCTTTGGTCTTTATCGAATTCGATTGTCGGAGGACATAAAAGAAGAAAAGATGAAACAAAATGCCAAGCTCAATCTTTTCTTGGCTGAAAACGAACGCAGTCGTATCGGTCAGGATCTTCATGACAGTCTAGGCCATACCTTTGCCATGTTGAGTGTGAAGACGGACCTTGCCCTACAACTTCTTCAAATGCAGGCCTATCCACAGGTGGAAAAGGAATTAAGAGAAATACAGCAAATTAGCAAAGAATCAATGCGTGAAGTTCGTACAATTATCGAAAATCTTAAAACAAGAACCCTTGCTTCCGAGTTTGCGACTGTTAAAAAAATGCTGGAAATTGCAGGAATTGAAACGGAAATCAATCACCAACTAGATACAGCTAGCCTAACTCAGGAATTAGAATCAACGGCCTCCATGATTTTACTTGAGTTAGTGACCAATATCATCAAACATGCCAAAGCATCCAAAGCTTACTTGAAATTAGAACGAACAGAGAAAGAACTCATTCTAACAGTGAGAGATGATGGCTGTGGCTTTGCTTCTCTAAAAGGGGATGAACTCCATACTGCTCGAGACCGTGTCCTTCCTTTTTCAGGAGAAGTAAAAGTGATTAGTCAGAAACATCCAACTGAAGTGCAGGTTCGGCTACCTTATAAGGAGAGAAACTAAGATGAAATTACTTGTTGCAGAAGATCAAAGTATGTTGCGAGATGCTATGTGCCAGTTGCTTGCCTTTCAACCAGATGTAGATTCTGTCCTACAAGCCAAGGATGGCCAAGAAGCAATCCAACTTTTAGAAAAAGAGTCTGTCGATATCGCCATTCTTGACGTAGAAATGCCTGTTAAGACAGGCCTCGAAGTCTTGGAGTGGATACGAGCAGAAAAGCTAGAAACAAAGGTGGTTGTGGTGACAACCTTCAAGCGCCCTGGCTATTTTGAACGCGCGATTAAGGCTGGAGTGGATGCCTATGTCTTGAAAGAAAGAAGCATTGCAGACCTCATGCAAACCTTGCACACTGTTCTCGAAGGACGCAAGGAATATTCGCCTGAATTGATGGAAGTGGTGATGACGCACCCCAATCCGTTGACAGAACAAGAGATTGCTGTCTTAAAGGGAATCGCTCAGGGCTTATCCAACCAAGAAATTGCAGACCAACTCTATCTATCAAACGGAACCGTCCGAAACTATGTCACCAATATTTTTTCCAAGTTAGATGCAGGCAATCGAACAGAGGCAGCCAACATCGCAAAAGAATCTGGTTGGCTTTGATAAGAAGGGTTAAAAAATTCCGAAATGACAACTTGAATCAAAGGAAAACCATACTAGAAAGGAGGAGGCAAATTGTCTCCTTTTCTGGTTTAGAAAAGCGGTGAAAGCTAGTGTCAAAGAGTTAAAAGATCAGAATAAAAATGAAAAATATCTTGACAATGAAGGAAAAATTGTGTTACAATAATAGACGGTACTTTTTACTTTTGGTCTCTCAAAAGTGTACAGGGACGTGCTGACAAATGTTGCAAAAGTACACACAGATGGTAGCTGTCACCAAGTGTATCATCACCAAAAATAAAAAAACACAGGAGAATGTAGATGCCTACAATTAACCAATTGGTTCGCAAACCGCGTAAATCAAAAGTAGAAAAATCTAAATCACCAGCTTTGAACGTTGGTTACAACAGTCACAAAAAAGTTCAAACAAACGTTTCTTCACCACAAAAACGTGGTGTTGCAACTCGTGTGGGAACAATGACACCTAAAAAACCTAACTCTGCCCTTCGTAAATTCGCTCGTGTACGTTTGAGCAACCTTATCGAAGTTACTGCCTACATCCCAGGTATCGGACACAACTTGCAAGAGCACAGCGTGGTGCTTCTTCGTGGTGGACGTGTAAAAGACCTTCCAGGGGTACGTTACCATATCGTCCGTGGTGCACTTGATACTGCAGGTGTTAACGATCGTAAACAAGGCCGTTCTAAATACGGTACTAAACGTCCAAAAGCATAAGGAAAGGGGATAAAGAGAAATGAGTCGTAAAAATAGAGCTCCAAAGCGTGACGTATTGCCAGATCCGCTTTACAATTCACAACTAGTTACTCGTCTTATCAACCGCGTTATGCTTGATGGTAAACGTGGTACAGCTGCTTCAATCGTTTACGGTGCTTTTGAGCAAATCAAAGAAGCTACTGGAAACGATGCACTTGAAGTATTTGAAACAGCTATGGAAAACATCATGCCTGTACTTGAAGTACGTGCACGTCGTGTTGGTGGATCTAACTACCAAGTCCCAGTTGAAGTTCGTCCAGAACGTCGTACAACACTTGGACTTCGTTGGTTGGTAACAATCGCTCGCCTTCGTGGTGAACACACAATGCAAGACCGTCTTGCAAAAGAAATCTTGGATGCTGCTAACAACACTGGTGCAGCTGTTAAGAAACGTGAAGACACTCACCGTATGGCTGAAGCTAACCGTGCCTTCGCACACTTCCGTTGGTAAGAATAAGATACTAAGGGCGTTAAAAAAGCGACTGAAAATTAGGAAGCTTGACGCAGAATCAAAGATTCTAGGAAAGCTTATCTATTTTCCGAGCTTTTAGCCCGAGTTCAATTGAGTTCGAATCAGTTAACTTGAGCTTTTAGCCCGAGTTCAATTCAACTTGTCTACAAGTTGAAACCAACAAAAACAAGATAAACATTGAGAACGGGTAGGTCCTGCCTATCCGTTTTTATTAAAATCGTGTTATAATAGAATAGAAATTAAAATAAATAGGAGAAACAAACCTCATGGCACGCGAATTTTCACTTGAAAAAACTCGTAATATCGGTATCATGGCTCACGTCGATGCCGGTAAAACAACAACTACTGAGCGTATTCTTTACTACACTGGTAAAATCCACAAAATTGGTGAAACTCACGAAGGTGCGTCACAAATGGACTGGATGGAGCAAGAGCAAGAACGTGGTATCACTATCACATCTGCTGCGACAACAGCTCAATGGAACAACCACCGCGTAAACATCATTGACACACCAGGACACGTGGACTTCACTATCGAAGTACAACGTTCTCTTCGTGTATTGGACGGTGCGGTTACTGTTCTTGACTCACAATCAGGTGTTGAGCCTCAAACTGAAACAGTTTGGCGTCAAGCAACTGAGTACGGAGTTCCACGTATCGTATTTGCTAACAAAATGGATAAAATCGGTGCTGACTTCCTTTACTCAGTAAGCACACTTCACGACCGTCTTCAAGCAAACGCACACCCAATCCAATTGCCAATCGGTGCTGAAGATGACTTCCGTGGTATCATCGACTTGATCAAGATGAAAGCTGAAATCTATACTAACGACCTTGGTACAGATATCCTTGAAGAAGACATCCCAGCTGAATACCTTGACCAAGCTCAAGAATACCGTGAAAAATTGGTTGAAGCAGTTGCTGAAACTGATGAAGACTTGATGATGAAATACCTTGAAGGTGAAGAAATCACTAACGAAGAATTGAAAGCTGCTATCCGTAAAGCAACTATCAACGTTGAATTCTTCCCAGTATTGTGTGGTTCTGCCTTCAAGAACAAAGGTGTTCAATTGATGCTTGATGCGGTTATTGACTACCTTCCAAGCCCACTTGATATCCCAGCAATCAAAGGTATCAACCCAGATACAGATGAAGAAGAAACTCGTCCAGCATCTGACGAAGAGCCATTTGCAGCTCTTGCCTTCAAGATCATGACTGACCCATTCGTAGGTCGTTTGACATTCTTCCGTGTATACTCAGGTGTTCTCCAATCAGGTTCATACGTATTGAACACATCTAAAGGTAAACGTGAACGTATCGGACGTATCCTTCAAATGCACGCTAACAGCCGTCAAGAAATTGACACTGTTTACTCAGGTGATATCGCTGCTGCCGTTGGTTTGAAAGATACTAC
This window of the Streptococcus sp. D7B5 genome carries:
- a CDS encoding response regulator transcription factor; this translates as MKLLVAEDQSMLRDAMCQLLAFQPDVDSVLQAKDGQEAIQLLEKESVDIAILDVEMPVKTGLEVLEWIRAEKLETKVVVVTTFKRPGYFERAIKAGVDAYVLKERSIADLMQTLHTVLEGRKEYSPELMEVVMTHPNPLTEQEIAVLKGIAQGLSNQEIADQLYLSNGTVRNYVTNIFSKLDAGNRTEAANIAKESGWL
- the rpsL gene encoding 30S ribosomal protein S12, producing the protein MPTINQLVRKPRKSKVEKSKSPALNVGYNSHKKVQTNVSSPQKRGVATRVGTMTPKKPNSALRKFARVRLSNLIEVTAYIPGIGHNLQEHSVVLLRGGRVKDLPGVRYHIVRGALDTAGVNDRKQGRSKYGTKRPKA
- a CDS encoding ABC transporter ATP-binding protein, whose protein sequence is MTVIKVEKLSKKIKDKEILRNISFEINDGECVALIGPNGAGKTTLIDCLLGDKFVSSGQIAIQGFAPTDPRLKQLISILPQENTVVQDLKVKELLSFFQSIYPNSLSNQEIDDLLRFSDKQKNQLAGKLSGGQKRLFSFVLALIGRPKILFLDEPTAAMDTSTRQHFWEIVNQLKKNGATIVYSSHYIEEVEHTADRILVLHKGELIRDTTPYAMRGEEQEKHFTVPLTYQEVISTLDQIQELEIKQNALSFTTKEASQVWKVLQEKGCTIEEIEVRNRTLLDSIFETTQD
- the rpsG gene encoding 30S ribosomal protein S7; its protein translation is MSRKNRAPKRDVLPDPLYNSQLVTRLINRVMLDGKRGTAASIVYGAFEQIKEATGNDALEVFETAMENIMPVLEVRARRVGGSNYQVPVEVRPERRTTLGLRWLVTIARLRGEHTMQDRLAKEILDAANNTGAAVKKREDTHRMAEANRAFAHFRW
- a CDS encoding sensor histidine kinase, translated to MLEKFKNIHYMFHISIVFIIFPIAGVIVGDYPLLTLLWTLLFVLAFYSVLISQNRTVQWLAWWSMLVYIFYTSVWLSSGFTWFIFYLSNLLIYELDEISFHSWRFVSFIVLQPFILTGIYMVNHVSPWQLLFFLVTFIFSDAMTFGLYRIRLSEDIKEEKMKQNAKLNLFLAENERSRIGQDLHDSLGHTFAMLSVKTDLALQLLQMQAYPQVEKELREIQQISKESMREVRTIIENLKTRTLASEFATVKKMLEIAGIETEINHQLDTASLTQELESTASMILLELVTNIIKHAKASKAYLKLERTEKELILTVRDDGCGFASLKGDELHTARDRVLPFSGEVKVISQKHPTEVQVRLPYKERN
- a CDS encoding ABC transporter permease, whose amino-acid sequence is MKNMTSLMKVEIILMKRQAIYYLLSIGLPSVFYLIFSGMMSGSDIPEIALQAYLFAMTLFSIMSSAFFSIPSTLESDKTNNWQKLIQHSPVSMVEYYVSKLFSTLLTFLLSVIVVFSVGHFVRGVTLPWLDWLVIGVMLLVGSVVFISMGVLVSLLPSAQLMTVVGNIAYIALAVLGGLWFPLDSFPEWLQSIGKLTPTYQLMQVVSTYLEHHEFNILAALVVLGYTVFFGVLVIQLKKRIEVK
- the fusA gene encoding elongation factor G — its product is MAREFSLEKTRNIGIMAHVDAGKTTTTERILYYTGKIHKIGETHEGASQMDWMEQEQERGITITSAATTAQWNNHRVNIIDTPGHVDFTIEVQRSLRVLDGAVTVLDSQSGVEPQTETVWRQATEYGVPRIVFANKMDKIGADFLYSVSTLHDRLQANAHPIQLPIGAEDDFRGIIDLIKMKAEIYTNDLGTDILEEDIPAEYLDQAQEYREKLVEAVAETDEDLMMKYLEGEEITNEELKAAIRKATINVEFFPVLCGSAFKNKGVQLMLDAVIDYLPSPLDIPAIKGINPDTDEEETRPASDEEPFAALAFKIMTDPFVGRLTFFRVYSGVLQSGSYVLNTSKGKRERIGRILQMHANSRQEIDTVYSGDIAAAVGLKDTTTGDSLTDEKAKIILESINVPEPVIQLMVEPKSKADQDKMGIALQKLAEEDPTFRVETNVETGETVISGMGELHLDVLVDRMRREFKVEANVGAPQVSYRETFRASTQARGFFKRQSGGKGQFGDVWIEFTPNEEGKGFEFENAIVGGVVPREFIPAVEKGLVESMANGVLAGYPMVDVKAKLYDGSYHDVDSSETAFKIAASLALKEAAKSAQPAILEPMMLVTITVPEENLGDVMGHVTARRGRVDGMEAHGNSQIVRAYVPLAEMFGYATVLRSASQGRGTFMMVFDHYEDVPKSVQEEIIKKNKGED